In Streptomyces sp. RFCAC02, the following proteins share a genomic window:
- a CDS encoding metallopeptidase family protein, translating into MDDSSSVPPGRRRHRDRHGRGMRGPLAPPQVPLAVSRADTFDSLVHDSAERLRRRLPELDNVDFAVLEVPLPPADDAADPAGGTVPLGGLLRARGGRPDRIVVYRRPVELRSRDRDECAQLVHEVVVEQAAELLGLAPESVDPRYGQD; encoded by the coding sequence ATGGACGATTCCAGCTCCGTTCCGCCCGGCCGGCGCCGTCACCGCGACCGGCACGGCCGCGGCATGCGCGGACCGCTGGCGCCGCCGCAGGTGCCGCTCGCGGTCAGCCGGGCGGACACGTTCGACTCCCTCGTGCACGACTCGGCGGAGCGGCTGCGGCGGCGGCTGCCCGAGCTGGACAACGTCGACTTCGCCGTCCTCGAGGTGCCGCTGCCGCCGGCGGACGACGCCGCCGACCCGGCGGGCGGCACCGTGCCCCTCGGCGGCCTGCTGCGCGCGCGGGGCGGACGGCCCGACCGCATCGTCGTCTACCGGCGGCCCGTCGAGCTGCGCAGCCGTGACCGGGACGAGTGCGCGCAGCTCGTGCACGAGGTCGTCGTGGAGCAGGCCGCCGAACTCCTGGGGCTCGCGCCCGAGTCCGTCGACCCGAGGTACGGCCAGGACTGA
- a CDS encoding DUF3499 domain-containing protein gives MVSPVRRCSRTACARPAVATLTYVYADSTAVLGPLATYAEPHCYDLCAEHSERLTAPRGWEVVRLAMDPAATRPSGDDLEALADAVREAARTPPPRQDPPPGPPPRGADPVEVARRGHLRILRSPDP, from the coding sequence ATCGTGAGTCCCGTCCGCCGCTGTTCGCGCACCGCGTGCGCCCGCCCCGCCGTGGCGACCCTGACGTATGTCTACGCGGACTCCACCGCCGTCCTCGGTCCGCTGGCCACCTACGCCGAGCCGCACTGCTACGACCTGTGCGCCGAGCACTCCGAACGGCTGACGGCGCCGCGCGGCTGGGAGGTCGTCCGGCTCGCCATGGACCCCGCGGCCACCCGGCCGAGCGGCGACGACCTCGAAGCGCTCGCCGACGCCGTCCGCGAGGCCGCCCGCACCCCGCCGCCCCGGCAGGACCCGCCCCCGGGACCGCCGCCGCGCGGCGCGGACCCGGTGGAGGTCGCCCGCCGCGGACACCTGCGCATCCTGCGCTCACCGGACCCGTAA
- a CDS encoding phosphomannomutase/phosphoglucomutase: protein MPDLSPIVKAYDVRGEVPAQWDEDLAALFGAAFAEITGASAIVIGHDMRPSSPGLARAFGRGATDRGADVTEIGLCSTDELYYASGALGLPGAMFTASHNPAQYNGIKMCRAGAAPIGQDSGLADIRELVERWADEGAPRPVAQPGTIGQRDILDDYAAHLRSLVDLTDIRPLKVVVDAGNGMGGHTVPTVLGGLPLDVVPMYFELDGTFPNHEANPIDPANIVDLQAKVRETGADIGLAFDGDADRCFVVDERGEPVSPSAITALVASRELAKAPGSTVIHNLITSWSVPEVVEESGGTPVRTRVGHSFIKGEMARTGAIFGGEHSAHYYFRDFWNADTGMLAALHVLAALGGQDGTLSDLVSAYDRYAASGEINSRVDDQAGRAAAVKAAFADREGVTLDELDGLTVTADDWWFNLRPSNTEPLLRLNVEARDADTVAAVRDEVLAIVRA, encoded by the coding sequence GTGCCGGACCTGTCACCGATCGTGAAGGCCTACGACGTACGCGGCGAAGTCCCCGCCCAGTGGGACGAGGACCTCGCCGCGCTCTTCGGCGCCGCGTTCGCCGAGATCACCGGCGCCTCCGCCATCGTCATCGGCCACGACATGCGCCCGTCCTCGCCCGGCCTCGCGCGCGCCTTCGGCCGGGGCGCCACCGACCGGGGTGCCGACGTCACCGAGATCGGCCTGTGCTCCACCGACGAGCTGTACTACGCGTCCGGCGCCCTCGGGCTGCCCGGCGCGATGTTCACCGCGAGCCACAACCCCGCCCAGTACAACGGCATCAAGATGTGCCGCGCCGGCGCCGCCCCCATCGGCCAGGACAGCGGCCTCGCCGACATCCGCGAGCTGGTCGAGCGCTGGGCCGACGAGGGCGCCCCGCGGCCCGTCGCGCAGCCGGGCACCATCGGGCAGCGCGACATCCTCGACGACTACGCCGCGCACCTGCGGTCCCTCGTCGATCTCACGGACATCCGCCCGCTCAAGGTCGTCGTGGACGCGGGCAACGGCATGGGCGGCCACACCGTCCCCACCGTCCTCGGCGGTCTCCCGCTCGACGTCGTCCCGATGTACTTCGAGCTGGACGGCACCTTCCCGAACCACGAGGCCAACCCCATCGATCCGGCCAACATCGTGGACCTCCAGGCCAAGGTCCGCGAGACCGGCGCCGACATCGGCCTCGCCTTCGACGGCGACGCCGACCGCTGCTTCGTCGTCGACGAGCGCGGCGAGCCGGTCTCCCCCTCCGCGATCACGGCCCTCGTCGCCTCGCGGGAGCTGGCCAAGGCCCCCGGATCGACCGTCATCCACAACCTCATCACCTCCTGGTCCGTGCCTGAGGTCGTCGAGGAGAGCGGCGGCACGCCCGTCCGCACCCGGGTCGGCCACTCCTTCATCAAGGGCGAGATGGCCCGCACCGGCGCCATCTTCGGCGGCGAGCACTCCGCCCACTACTACTTCCGCGACTTCTGGAACGCCGACACCGGCATGCTCGCGGCCCTCCACGTCCTCGCCGCGCTCGGCGGCCAGGACGGCACCCTCTCCGACCTCGTCTCCGCCTACGACAGGTACGCGGCCTCCGGCGAGATCAACAGCCGGGTCGACGACCAGGCCGGCCGCGCCGCCGCCGTGAAGGCCGCGTTCGCCGACCGCGAGGGCGTCACCCTGGACGAGCTCGACGGCCTCACCGTCACGGCCGACGACTGGTGGTTCAACCTGCGGCCCTCCAACACCGAGCCCCTCCTGCGGCTCAACGTCGAGGCACGCGACGCCGACACCGTCGCCGCCGTCCGCGACGAGGTCCTCGCCATCGTCCGCGCCTGA
- a CDS encoding Trm112 family protein: protein MPLVEAALLEILACPVCHAPLREEGEELVCTDESCALAYPVEDGIPVLLADEARRRD, encoded by the coding sequence ATGCCGCTCGTCGAGGCCGCCCTGCTGGAGATCCTCGCCTGCCCGGTCTGTCACGCCCCGCTCCGCGAGGAGGGCGAGGAACTGGTCTGCACGGACGAGTCCTGCGCCCTGGCCTACCCCGTCGAGGACGGCATCCCGGTCCTCCTCGCGGACGAGGCCCGCCGCCGCGACTGA
- a CDS encoding SIS domain-containing protein yields the protein MIDAPLLDAPDDLVRADPHGLLRAVAAAGAHVRTAARTAEESDLARLRPEGRPGTVLVAGTGPAVPLAADLLAALAGDTVRFTHLRPTGPLAAHGALTWPLPRWAGPLDLLLLLTADGSEPGLAMLLEAAFRRGCAIVVAAPAESPLAQTAAHRRCPVVPTDSAPSHALSLPGPGAPAAAPGPAWALLTPALLLADRLGLLQPRPGSGPDADPQAGPTAVQAVADRLDALAERCGPNVPAAANPAKTLAVDLADTFPLLWSEGPVAGAAARHAAATLTALAGRPALAAGLPEALVAHRALLGVNLAPADGDPDDFFRDRVDESPPLHARVVLLRDPARAGEEGTGSAADTARDLATGLGTAIGEPAVTGGGGLLATAAELIAQLDFAAVYLTVTAHRGG from the coding sequence GTGATCGACGCCCCGCTGCTCGACGCACCCGACGACCTGGTCCGCGCCGACCCGCACGGCCTGCTCCGCGCGGTCGCCGCGGCCGGCGCCCACGTCCGTACGGCGGCCCGCACCGCCGAGGAGTCCGACCTCGCCCGGCTGCGGCCGGAGGGCCGCCCCGGTACCGTCCTGGTCGCCGGCACGGGCCCCGCCGTGCCCCTCGCCGCCGACCTGCTCGCCGCCCTCGCCGGCGACACCGTCCGCTTCACGCACCTGCGCCCCACCGGGCCGCTGGCCGCCCACGGCGCCCTCACCTGGCCCCTGCCCCGCTGGGCAGGCCCCCTCGACCTGCTGCTCCTGCTCACCGCCGACGGCTCGGAGCCGGGGCTCGCCATGCTCCTGGAGGCGGCGTTCCGGCGCGGCTGCGCCATCGTGGTCGCCGCCCCGGCCGAAAGCCCTCTCGCGCAGACCGCAGCGCACCGCCGCTGCCCCGTCGTCCCCACGGACTCCGCTCCGTCCCACGCCCTGTCCCTGCCGGGACCCGGCGCCCCCGCCGCGGCACCGGGTCCCGCCTGGGCGCTCCTGACCCCGGCGCTCCTGCTCGCCGACCGCCTCGGTCTCCTCCAGCCGCGCCCCGGCTCGGGACCCGACGCCGACCCGCAGGCGGGACCCACGGCCGTCCAGGCGGTCGCCGACCGGCTCGACGCCCTGGCCGAACGCTGCGGCCCCAACGTCCCGGCGGCGGCGAACCCGGCGAAGACCCTCGCCGTCGACCTGGCCGACACGTTCCCCCTGCTGTGGAGCGAGGGGCCGGTCGCCGGCGCCGCCGCCCGGCACGCCGCCGCGACCCTGACCGCCCTCGCCGGCCGCCCGGCCCTCGCCGCCGGGCTGCCCGAGGCCCTCGTCGCGCACCGCGCCCTCCTCGGCGTCAACCTGGCCCCCGCCGACGGCGACCCGGACGACTTCTTCCGCGACCGCGTGGACGAATCCCCGCCGCTCCACGCCCGTGTCGTGCTGCTCCGCGACCCCGCCCGGGCGGGTGAGGAGGGCACCGGCAGCGCCGCCGACACCGCCCGCGACCTCGCCACCGGACTCGGCACCGCCATCGGCGAACCCGCCGTCACCGGGGGCGGCGGCCTCCTCGCGACCGCCGCCGAACTCATCGCCCAGCTCGACTTCGCCGCCGTCTACCTCACCGTCACCGCCCACCGGGGCGGCTGA
- the manA gene encoding mannose-6-phosphate isomerase, class I: protein MDRLSNTIRPYAWGSTTAIPRLLGTEPTGEPQAELWMGAHPGAPSRVDRGTGSAPLTEVIAADPDRALGAPAVRAFGPALPFLLKVLAADAPLSLQVHPDRTQAEAGFADEEARGVPADAPERTYKDANHKPELICALTPFDGLCGFRPAAVTADLIDGLGVDSLKPWADILRAAPEGDALREVLTAVLTADPDTLADTVHRAAEAAGRLAADDPDGPYAVWAGIARHYPGDPGVIAAMLLNHVRLRPGQALFLGAGVPHAYLSGLGVEIMANSDNVLRCGLTPKHIDVPELLRIVRFEATDPAVLGPADDDAPDHDYTVPVDDFRLSRHVLSTGAPDRDLPAGTPQILLCTAGEVHLRADDGSGITLAPGQSVWAAADERVTASGAGTLFRATVTV, encoded by the coding sequence ATGGACCGCCTCAGCAACACCATCAGGCCCTACGCCTGGGGCTCCACCACCGCCATACCGCGGCTCCTGGGCACCGAGCCCACCGGCGAGCCCCAGGCAGAACTGTGGATGGGCGCCCACCCGGGCGCGCCCTCCCGCGTGGACCGCGGCACGGGTTCCGCCCCGCTGACCGAGGTCATCGCCGCCGACCCGGACCGCGCGCTGGGCGCACCGGCCGTCCGGGCCTTCGGCCCCGCCCTCCCGTTCCTCCTCAAGGTCCTCGCCGCCGACGCGCCGCTCTCCCTCCAGGTCCACCCCGACCGCACGCAGGCGGAGGCCGGATTCGCCGACGAGGAGGCACGGGGCGTCCCCGCCGACGCGCCGGAACGCACCTACAAGGACGCCAACCACAAGCCCGAACTCATCTGCGCCCTCACCCCGTTCGACGGCCTGTGCGGCTTCCGGCCCGCCGCCGTCACCGCGGACCTCATCGACGGGCTCGGCGTGGACTCCCTCAAGCCGTGGGCGGACATCCTGCGCGCCGCGCCCGAGGGCGACGCGCTGCGCGAGGTCCTGACGGCCGTCCTCACCGCCGACCCGGACACCCTGGCCGACACGGTCCACCGCGCCGCCGAGGCCGCCGGCCGCCTCGCGGCAGACGACCCGGACGGCCCGTACGCCGTCTGGGCCGGCATCGCCCGCCACTACCCGGGCGACCCCGGTGTCATCGCCGCCATGCTCCTGAACCACGTCCGCCTGCGCCCGGGACAGGCCCTGTTCCTCGGCGCCGGAGTCCCGCACGCGTACCTCAGCGGCCTCGGCGTCGAGATCATGGCCAACTCCGACAACGTCCTGCGCTGCGGCCTCACCCCGAAGCACATCGACGTCCCCGAGCTGCTGCGCATCGTCCGCTTCGAGGCCACCGACCCGGCCGTCCTCGGTCCCGCTGACGACGACGCCCCCGACCACGACTACACCGTGCCCGTCGACGACTTCCGCCTCTCCCGGCACGTCCTGTCCACCGGCGCCCCGGACCGCGACCTGCCCGCCGGCACGCCGCAGATCCTGCTGTGCACCGCCGGAGAGGTGCACCTGCGCGCCGACGACGGGAGCGGGATCACCCTCGCCCCGGGGCAGTCGGTCTGGGCCGCAGCCGACGAGCGGGTCACGGCCTCGGGGGCCGGGACCCTGTTCCGCGCCACCGTCACCGTCTGA